gtattattatataacaatcaaaattataattcaaataaaattttttacatttatttaacaTAAATTGGTTATAACTACTTATCTTTTTTCAAACCAATTTTATCTAAGTGATCATAAAAACTTACAGGAACATGACATTTATTAAAGACTAAACGTATTttgaattttgtaaattaaatgTTAACATAATATAGTTGATAGTGTTTGAAAACAATTAAACGATAGTTCAGAGAACAGTCTCGCATTCTATAACAATCTAACCTTAAAAGAAACGTGATGATCTATAAACAtgcatgtatatttatattgtttttacGTGAAAATTAGTAAAAGATATTAAAGTTCTATCTATATACATTATGACAATGTGGCATCATTCtaaattaatttgtaataaatttgTGACAAAATGGAATAATTTTGCTTTTTACAACTACAACAAAAGAATAAGACATAGTAGTTCAAAAACTACTGTAGAAACAAATGATGATGTTGATGATCCACTTCCTAAGCAAACAAAAGTTGTTATATGTGGAGCTGGTGTTATGGGTGGTGCAGTTGCTTATCATCTTTCACTTATGGGATTAGGATCTCAAACTGTTATTGTAGAAAGCGGCAGGTATGAAATGGCAAACTTTGTAAGTCCATTTTGGACTGAATGAAAAGGCATACATCAGGATTAGTAGGAGCTTTTAAACCAAGTTTGGCACAAGTTAAGCTTGCTCAGAATACCATAGCATTATATAAAGCATTGGAAAAAAAAAGGCTTATCAACAGGATGGAAACAATGTGGTAGTCTTTCTTTAGCACCCAGCCGACACAAGCACCACCAAACCATGAACAATACCTAAACCAATTTAGCACCACACAGATCGTATGGACTGTATTTAGACGAATGAAAGCACAGTCTATGTGAGTCAATTActaattgtaatagtatataaaattaattaaatgtagATCATTCTATGAATATTTTTAGTTCCTGCAATATTGAATGTCATTTGATTACTCCAAAGCAAGTACAAGAAATATGTCCATTATTACGAGTAGATGATTTAGTTGGTGGATTATGGATCCCAGGGGATGGAGTGGGAGATCCATATCAAATTTGTTTAACATTAATAGGAGAGGCAAGAAAGAAAGGTGTTTACAATTTTTCATGAAATTAAAAAAGGATATAAGAATATgtatttaatttcatattataacAAGATTGTAGAATACATTTAACTTCTAATACTTTTAGGTGTTAAAGTGTTTGAAAACTGTAAAGTTACTAAAATTATTACACAAAATGGTAGAATTGCAGCTGTAGAAACAACACATGGTACTATTGAGTGCGAACATTTTGTCAATTGTGCTGGATTTTGGGCACGTAATGTAGGAAAATTAAGCGAGCCATATGTAAAggttaaatatttcctttattGTTATTAGTGAatataagaaagaaatataatttttgtaaatgatctgaattaaatatattctatttttaGGTGCCTCTCCATCCTGTAGAACATTATTATTTGCATACAAAATCAATTAATGGTTTAGATCCTATGACCCCTGTTATAAGGGATTTAGATGGATatatttattttcgagaaaataacGGAAGTTTATTAGCTGGTGGCTTTGAACCAGTTGCAAAACCAGCATTTGAAGATGGAACAATACCTGGTTGGatatagatttttatttattattgacctcatatagatttaaatatgcaacaaattttaatttaggAGGTACAGAGCAAAGATTTCTGCCAGAAGATTGGGACCATTTTCATATATTACTTGAACAAATGCTTTATAGAATTCCAAGTCTAGGAAATgctattttagaaaaattatgtAATGGTCCTGAAGCATTTTCTCCAGATTGTAAGTGGATAGTTGGTGAAGCACCAGAAATACGTAATTATTATATTGCTGCTGGTATGAAAACGGTAAGTTACTTTAACTTATGAAATTATaagatatacaaaaatataattttcataggTGGGTATATCAGCAGCTGGTGGAGTTGGTCGAGCAACTGCAGAATTAATAGTTAATGGTTCAACATCTTTAGATATGTATGAATTAGATGTGTCACGATTTTTGGGACTTCATAATAATCGTAAATTCCTACGTGATCGAGTAAAAGAAGTTCCTGGCATGCATTATGCTCTACAATATCCACATCATGAATTTAAAACTGGTAGAAATTTAAGAATGTCTCCAATTTATCCAAAACTTCGAGCAGCTGGTGCTATATTTGGTCAAGTAATGGGGTACGAGCGACCATCCTGGTTTCAATTGGATGGCGATAATGGTAAGTTCACTCTCTTTtataaaaaacaaattttctatgaaaaaattttatattagaagatagatatttctatatcttttaGTATAAAATTCTTCataaaacattatttattaacatgtctgtattataaaagaagaaactgGATTTTATTATACAGATTGCTTTGCTACACAGATTTAGAGACGATTGATGGGTTTCAAAGATGTAAGATAGCATATACAAATACGTTCAGTAAACCACCTTGGTTTGAAGCAGTTTGGAATGAGTATGCCGCATGTCGAGAAACAATTGGACTGAGCGACTATTCTTCTTTCACTAAAATTGATTTATGGGTATGATAGATTATTGTAactaatatatgaatatattattgCATTACATCATTTTTCAATTCGTGTATTGTTTTAGTCAAATGGAACGGAAGTAGTCGACTTTTTGCAATATTTGTGTTCCAATGATGTTGATGTTCCAGTAGGAGGTATTATTCATACAGGACTACAAAATCATCGTGGAGGTTATGAAAATGATTGCAGTTTAGCACGTATTGCTCCCAATCAGTAAGTTGTTTAAATAAGTTGCACAATTTATAAGGTATAAGATATAGCTATATAATCAGTCTTTTTATATTTAAGTTATATGATGATTGCACCTACCATACAACAAACTCGATGTAAGCATTGGATTAATCGTCATTTACCAGTAGATGGTTCTGTAGCAGTATCTGATGTAACATCAGCATATACAGCAATCTGTATTATGGGTCCTGCTACTAGGCAATTATTATCAGAATTAACAGATACTGACTTAAATCCCaaaaattttccattttttacttttaaggtatgtattattaattattaattaaaattatatttattattacttataagtatatttaattattatattattcatatttaattttattgtgTTTACCACACATTTATTTCTTGAAAAGGAGTTAGATGTTGGTCTTGCTAATGGAATACGCACAATGAATCTAACTCATACTGGAGAACTTGGCTATGTCTTATATATTCCAAATGAAGTTAGTAtcctaaattaataaaaaaatcttcaaattatgaattttatattttattgatgTACACATTACACATTTGTAGTTTGCATTACATGTTTATACAAGATTAGTAGATGCTGGAGTTAAGTATGGAATAAAACATGCTGGTTACTATGCAACTCGAGCTTTACGAGTTGAAAAATTTTACGCATTTTGGGGTCAAGATTTAGACACTTTTACTACTCCTTTGGAATGTGGACGAACTTGGAGAGTAAAATTAGATGTAGTTATCTTTAGAATTTACATGATTTATATATTAAAGTTtaattaaaacaatattttaaagCTATATGCTTAATAGAAAGGTGTGCATTTTATTGGAAGAGATGCTCTTTTAAAACAACGCGAAGAAGGTGTAAAACGGAAATATGTGCAGCTATTATTAAACGATCATGATCCCGAATTAGATACATGGTGTTGGGGCAGTGAACCTATTTTTAGAAATGGAAAATATTGTGGAATGACAACTACTACAGGTTACGGATTTACATTCAAAAAGCAGGTACATATTTAACGTTATTAACAGATTACTAaatttatatgattataaaactTTGGTAAATTTTGAAAGTatacaaattacaaaatataaacatttataataattaataaatttttatttaggtTTGTCTTGGATTTGTTCAAAATTTTGACTCACAAGGACGTCCACAAGAAGTGACAAATGAGTATATATTGTCAGGAGATTACGAAGTAGATGTAGCGGGAATAAAATTTCCCGCAAAATGTCATTTGCATAGTCCTAATTTACCAACCAAATTTCCAGATAAGGAAAGGGATTCTTACCATGCAACACGTGATCATCAAGTTGTTTGACTCTGACAATATAAATTTTGAATTGTGTACAAATAATGTAtataaagtttaataaattatttaataagtgACAATTATAAATCACTATTTAACATATAAAGCAAAGGATTACTTAAACCACATTTTAATTAATCAGctttatcttttttcgtagctaCAATTCTTAAAAAATTACATCAATGTATACTAgtaattatatactatattacaGATTTTCAGGTGCACCATACATTCTGCAAATACTCCCTAAATGACTTACATAGTACAACATATTAATTTTGGTACTGATTCAATATACCACTTATTCATAATACATTTATATTCAATTTAACCTACAAAAATTCACTATTACTTCTTGAACACCCTTGCTGTCTTGCCTTCCTCTTCATTATGATACGCATTATACTGACATTTGTGctataatattacaatgtcgTGGTAACACACTGTATAAAGTACACTGTTCAAAAGACACATTTTGTGAGGTTGAATGTTCGTTGCTTTCTGATCGatgcaacaatatttttattaaaatattaacataATAGTAATCTCGCTTATTCTAGCTCAATTGATACACTTAATATACGATTATTCAATATCTATCCACCAAAAGTTAAGCCCAAAGTATGGTACATCTATCCGTACATTAACAACTTTTTACACGCGATTCTTATTATTTATGTTCTTCTTTTTTACTGTACACAAATCGACAATGAAAAATAAAGCGTCCTATCACTCTGGGATATTCGGTTCCCGAATGGATTCTAAATCTTTTAGGTTCCTACACGAATGAGCTATTGAATCGAATAACCtgaaacaatataaataaaaaaatatacattatatgaaaaatcaaaataataaaatacacaattatttttaataacttACTTTTCAATTTCTGGTGCACAGTGAACAAATTCATGCGTCCAGAATTTGTATGTTGGATTTTTGATAAGTTCAACAAAAGTAACGAGAAGACCCCATGGGTGAGGTCTATTTACAACAAGTCTTTCAAGAATAACTCTTGTAATTTGTTCTTGTATCGCTTGCGTATTAGCTTCAACAAACAAGTACAGAAGTGTACAACTGAAGTAATTCGTATGGGTGTTAGGATACCGCAACTGATTCATAATTgcatttatgaataaataacGACCTTCTGTATCAAGATCCACTGCCAAGTTTTGAAATATATCCATATGTGCAGAATGTGCGATAGCAGACATGTTAGGCGTATGTCCTTTACTGCGAATAAAAGATATAGCTTGTGTCCCAACATAAAGTACGAGAGCGTTCATTAATGGAATATTATAGCGAAAACCAGTATCTTGAGACACTTGTAAATTACTACGCAATTCAGAAAGGAAAGTAACTGGAGCTCGCGCTTTTAAATACGAATCAAGTTCTTTTTTGAAACTTAATGGCTGTATCATAGATGCAAAATTTGTCAATATTCGGGGAGTATGTGTTGCTTGCTGCAGCAGATTAACTGTTAAATTCGGTGTGAATGGATCAGGTAACCGCATACTTCTTGGATATGCGCttaaaacaatatttttcatCTGTGTGCAATTAAGTGGAATTACATCACAAAATCCGTAATGATATTCACAAAGAAATTCAGGAAAATCGTGTAATAAGACTAATAGTACTCTAATTGTTCCTCTGTATAACGTAAGAACAGGCTTTGCAAGTTCCGTGTTTCGAAGGTATGATGCAAGGTACTTAAAGAGATCAATTAAAAGTTGCGCATACATGCCCCAACATTTTTGTTGTGGTGTAATCGCAAGCGTACGTCCAATAAAAACTCTGTGTGCAACTATATCCAGCCAAGCGTAACAAAATCCTGAAGCTTTGGCTGGTCTAAGTATATGTAGCGTATGGCAGAAAGCAGTTAATACTTGATAATTTATTGCTTCCAATACAGGTTCAGGGGCGCAAAGTTCCAAGAAAAGCATGATGAAAATTCTATGATACGGCAATTGTTGAAAATCAGTTCCTCGCATTTCCTGATCCTGTAGTAATACACCAGCAACGATTCCCAAAACCTTGTTTAGTAAATTAATTTTCGTATGAGTGTTTGTGCTATCACCAGAATGTTTTACCAGAAGTGCGATCAAACGAACGAAAGCATCCAACGAATGGAAACATTTCGCACGAACAACAGGTATTGCAGCACTTGTATCAGCTAAAGCACGATAACACGAATCGACACACATCTGAGTACTCAATTTAAAGAATCTTGTTATGAGATCGTCTGTTTTAAGGATTCCATGAATGTTCATTTGATGAACAAACATTCCGAAAGCTTTCGTGGGATCACGAGCGTGCGTTGGATTATGATGCATTGAGATCCATTCGCGTAATAAATATTCCGTCTTTTCCATCAATCCAGGTGGATCGTCAAAGTCACGAGCCTGTAAAAAACAAATAACATAAATTGTAAATACAAACGTGTGTTCTTGGTGCCTTAAGATTGGCAGAATTTACTTACTCTCACCTGTAGAATTCCAGAATGAATATGCGCTGTAGGGCCAGCAGGAGCTCTGTCTGCTAATACTCCTGTATCATGATTTACGCGTAATGATTCTATCAGATTTGTCAGTCTAAACAGTAAAATTctgaaaaaaaatatatgttttatttgaattaattCTGCACtaattaatatcgtaatattaataGTCACCCTTCAGGTGGTGCTCTGTGGTGAGCTATTCGGGCAAGTATTTCAATTGTGTGAAATAGGTCAGATTCGGCAACATGTGTAGTTTGTCTTTCATCAATTAAATAAAGTTGCACCAATTGCATAGCAAATGCTGTTGCCATAGAATTTCCAGAATCTATAGCTTGAGCTAAAGCTAAATCATACTGTGGAAGACTAATTAAATGAGACCTAAAAGCGATAGTAACGGTgctatttatattttatcactcaaataaatttaataatttagtaaTATATTAAGGAAAGTAGAATACCTGATAAGATAATCGACAGCTTCGAAGTTGTATCGAAACTCTTCTCGACACTCAGTTAAACACCGAGTAATGTGTTTGTTTGTCCATTGCATGCCATAGGCACGTGGATCTTGTAAACATTTTAAAATACGTAAATGAAGTTCTCTATATCGCAATATAATTTCTGAATCTATTACACCGCTGGTAATGGTAGGGCCATCTAATAAACCTTCTACAGCCTAGAATTAGAGGTATATAGATTGCATATAATGTAGATTACAtacttaaataatataatttgtaataatttactTTTTTAAGTAATGTCATAGCAGCGCCTGCATCTCTTGATCTTCGTGTTAGGATAATAGAATCTAAGAGACTGTGAAGAGTAGCATGTTGTGGAGGTGGTGCAACTGGACCCATTGCAGCAAGTAATACTTCAACTTCAGCTGCAAGTTTCTCTAACATAGCTCCAACTTCATCGTTACTCACGGCTGCTGCATATGCAGCAACTTGTTGCGCCGTCGCTACTGCAACTGCTGGATTAGCAGCAAATGCAGTTACAGTAGGTTCCTTTAAGAAAAAAGTATTTTAAATAAGCAATATTATataagaattataaatatacGACATGTAGAATATAGAATACATACTGTAACAGGTTTTGGCATTAACAAAGCTTGTGTGTCTCGTTCAGATAGTGGTAAGAATCCTGGAATATTCCTCGCAAATTCTTCATAAACAGCCATTTGTTGAGGCGTCACTCCGCCAACTTTTAGTCTTATTTGTTCAGGCATTCTCTCAGCTTGATATTTAAGTAATGGATCGCAATATCTTCTTCCTTCTTGCCGTGCAATTTTTCGTAATTCAATTTCATTCAATAAACGTTTATCCATTTCTGGAATTGCCTTTTCAATAGCTGTTTTTTGTACAAATGCGCAAGCAAGTTCCATATTATCAGCAGCTACTACATTAGCTGCTTGTTCTGCAAGTTCTTTTTGTTGTGGGGTTGTGCCAATCATTGCAGTTAAAAAAGCTTGTTTTAAATTTGTACTAATTGACGTCAAAACTTGATCACGGCAAGTAATCATAGCCATTCCAGCAGTTAAATTACGAACCATATGTCTTGCTGCTGTTCTCATTCGAACTTCTTCTGGATCTAATGCAAAGTCTTTTCTCACAATTTGTTCGCTAGTGGTTAGAGCTATTTTGATCGATCGATCAACTACAGGATGAATCCATTCTTGAATTGCTCTTTCAACAGCTGGACGAACAAACTGTTTCAAATGTGGGTGCGTTTGGAATAATggcaaattattattaatggtGATATGTTGAGAAATATTAGCAATCCCTGTTACAGAAATATCCATATAATTAAAACGCGGCTCTGGTGGACCAGTAGGTAAAGATGGTGTTGTATTTGCTGGAGCTGTTTGTGGAACAATAGTTCCGGTTGTAGTGGGGCCAACCAATTCTTCGATAGGGCCTTGTGTTTGTTGCTGATTGTTGTTTGATTCAGACTTTTTATTAGGATGTGATAGTTGATATTCTAAGTTCCGTAATTTTTCTGGATCTTTTAAGTAAAGCGCAGGTTTTAATTCACCTACATCAATGCTTAAATTTTTGCATAATACTTCTATCTcgaattttaaattcaattttagGTCAGGTTCTTGATGTAATTCTGCTAATACATTCATAATTGCCATTGTCCAAGGATTAGGTGGACGAAAAACACGACTTTTTGCACAACTTTCAAGTACTTTAGCAACAAATGGAACGACATAAAGAAGTTCTTGTTGACCTTTATGATATGCTTCGACAAGTAAACTTTTTAGATCTATATCAATGTGTAAAATCGGTTTATTTCTGCCAAGAGTTAACATTCCTAGCCAATGACctaaattttttaaaagtgAGCGGTCAGAAAAATTCGCTATTCCTTTATCACTCCGTAATAAAACCTTTATGTTTCTAAATGTTTCTCTAGTAACCATTTTGTATACTTCTGGTAATTTCAAACAGTCCAGAAAATTTGAATATAAAGCATggaaatttaattctatgcttgCACGTTTCATTACTAAATACTGAGCCATCCAAGGCCAATACTCTTCTGTGACAATTTCTCGAATTTCGTCACatttttgttgtaaattaagtTGACTAAGATTATTGAAGATGAATGCTGTTTTATCTTGCAAAGCTTCTGGAGGTGTCGTTATCTTTTCTTCTTTATCGGTTGCTACTAATAACGTATCAATGTTTGTTGCATTAGCAATAGAAGgctaaaattaaagaaaagatCATAAGTAACAATGAAAATGTATTATGCAGTTCTCAAATTTATAGTTTACTTACTCTGGCTGAGAGAGAGGTGGTTGGAGTCGTGGATGATTTCGCTTGAGTAGTGCTTGTCGTTATTGTTGTTGTCGTAATAGTTTTATATGGTGTAGTAACTGGTGCCAGCATAGCTGCTAAAGATTTTGGGAGGATTGAACCTTGAGGTCTTACGGGAGGCTCCTGCCCCTGTAATCCATATTCTATATACTCAATTAAATGTTGTGGAAACTCACTGAAATGTTGAATTGTCCTGACATGCTCACAGTATGTTTGGTAGTCTTTTAAACGGATTTTGAACCGATCCAGAGCTGTTATGCCAAAGTAATACATCTTGCTGCCTTCTGGTTTCCTAAGTGCATCCAATACAAATCTCAGAGCTAATCCAAGTGTCATATAGCTATTAATCAATCCTCTTTCAATAATTCCTCCGAATAACTGTGCCGTAATTTGCAACTCTTTATCTGGGTATTGAGGAAAAAATCGATATTCCTCAAATAAGTTTCGTAACATACAGTTGAatacttctctctctcttttactaCCAGACTCTTGAAATTTTTTTAACATATCAAGAACTTCATCAATTGATAAGGTAGGATGTGGCGGATGGTTGTATATTCGCTGAAAGTAACTGTTTGCTTCATCTTCAATTTCTTTGGAAACATTTTGTGCCATATCAGGAAATAAGTTCGATGTTTCAGGTATTCTTGCTTTTTCAATGCCTGTTGGTGGTACAAGTCGTCCTAATCCTCCGATTGTCGTATTTCCAGGTAAAACAGATGGTCCTTGCGTACCAACTGGTCCTGAATGCAATTGTGAAGATAATGGTAACATCGGAAATGGACTTGGAGAAGGTCCCATGAGACGAGAAGGAGAGCCAGGTGCTGATACTAAAGGTCCAAGTGCACCTGATAAATTAAACGCAGAACTACTTGGTGGACCAAGACTGGAACCCAAACCCAT
This portion of the Bombus affinis isolate iyBomAffi1 chromosome 1, iyBomAffi1.2, whole genome shotgun sequence genome encodes:
- the LOC126916970 gene encoding CCR4-NOT transcription complex subunit 1 isoform X1; translation: MNLDSLSFTLSQISYLVTNLNKKNFRDSCQEISVLVQWKGLEADRHLLRSLLSCIDFSTGESPELSARDYFQVQLLKQECTNLLSKPSFISNLCFAIDHPFHQQKTLNPSPKFFLRLKKALGLTLVQEVAFAIALLHSENTEIRTLALEHVQKQLPELIKNYINSETSNRHHEEGLHDSLPEVLHLILSQAFHSANQFGLSSEAKEKFLKNLRRDFPRELVPVVLAPLLYPDNGETPQTKIELNMAVNQMDGNSLVELIMELGYGFTNSVEECRSALAGLGAREISPTCAARVLGHMARSCSNLDDAGGLQSFWGNSGATQDANKEKSSDNAAPTTWNVEIFVQALKEIQSTLSWNEVIVKLDHAEFVIKDRQGLNLLITGLRLGLQHQGYPPDMFPVELFYRHWDNIEGQFSLVQQILKCPDIFCFADYPYHSVTVDVLKAAPESDSKEAQTWRSLNVVELLLHMAERGLYGPVQEIFKWPIQHCPDVLVLALLQISAPVTILRQELLSTLMPIFLGNHPNSAVILHHAWHGNTVKIKSIIMHAMAEWYIRGDHDQTRLSRILDVAQDLKALTHLLTAQSYPFVIDLACLASRREYLKLEKWLTDKIREQGEVFVTACVKFLQRRCPQVMGPGIKEDLTVPKASQLPQETLTTMLACLQVCAGSVSQECSEAIMTMVQNCSLMLSKSTMSRPPPPGVLRHRGLEPFNPATLGGQLFSSKQVDPLGNLSSSLASMGLGSSLGPPSSSAFNLSGALGPLVSAPGSPSRLMGPSPSPFPMLPLSSQLHSGPVGTQGPSVLPGNTTIGGLGRLVPPTGIEKARIPETSNLFPDMAQNVSKEIEDEANSYFQRIYNHPPHPTLSIDEVLDMLKKFQESGSKREREVFNCMLRNLFEEYRFFPQYPDKELQITAQLFGGIIERGLINSYMTLGLALRFVLDALRKPEGSKMYYFGITALDRFKIRLKDYQTYCEHVRTIQHFSEFPQHLIEYIEYGLQGQEPPVRPQGSILPKSLAAMLAPVTTPYKTITTTTITTSTTQAKSSTTPTTSLSARPSIANATNIDTLLVATDKEEKITTPPEALQDKTAFIFNNLSQLNLQQKCDEIREIVTEEYWPWMAQYLVMKRASIELNFHALYSNFLDCLKLPEVYKMVTRETFRNIKVLLRSDKGIANFSDRSLLKNLGHWLGMLTLGRNKPILHIDIDLKSLLVEAYHKGQQELLYVVPFVAKVLESCAKSRVFRPPNPWTMAIMNVLAELHQEPDLKLNLKFEIEVLCKNLSIDVGELKPALYLKDPEKLRNLEYQLSHPNKKSESNNNQQQTQGPIEELVGPTTTGTIVPQTAPANTTPSLPTGPPEPRFNYMDISVTGIANISQHITINNNLPLFQTHPHLKQFVRPAVERAIQEWIHPVVDRSIKIALTTSEQIVRKDFALDPEEVRMRTAARHMVRNLTAGMAMITCRDQVLTSISTNLKQAFLTAMIGTTPQQKELAEQAANVVAADNMELACAFVQKTAIEKAIPEMDKRLLNEIELRKIARQEGRRYCDPLLKYQAERMPEQIRLKVGGVTPQQMAVYEEFARNIPGFLPLSERDTQALLMPKPVTEPTVTAFAANPAVAVATAQQVAAYAAAVSNDEVGAMLEKLAAEVEVLLAAMGPVAPPPQHATLHSLLDSIILTRRSRDAGAAMTLLKKAVEGLLDGPTITSGVIDSEIILRYRELHLRILKCLQDPRAYGMQWTNKHITRCLTECREEFRYNFEAVDYLIRSHLISLPQYDLALAQAIDSGNSMATAFAMQLVQLYLIDERQTTHVAESDLFHTIEILARIAHHRAPPEGILLFRLTNLIESLRVNHDTGVLADRAPAGPTAHIHSGILQVRARDFDDPPGLMEKTEYLLREWISMHHNPTHARDPTKAFGMFVHQMNIHGILKTDDLITRFFKLSTQMCVDSCYRALADTSAAIPVVRAKCFHSLDAFVRLIALLVKHSGDSTNTHTKINLLNKVLGIVAGVLLQDQEMRGTDFQQLPYHRIFIMLFLELCAPEPVLEAINYQVLTAFCHTLHILRPAKASGFCYAWLDIVAHRVFIGRTLAITPQQKCWGMYAQLLIDLFKYLASYLRNTELAKPVLTLYRGTIRVLLVLLHDFPEFLCEYHYGFCDVIPLNCTQMKNIVLSAYPRSMRLPDPFTPNLTVNLLQQATHTPRILTNFASMIQPLSFKKELDSYLKARAPVTFLSELRSNLQVSQDTGFRYNIPLMNALVLYVGTQAISFIRSKGHTPNMSAIAHSAHMDIFQNLAVDLDTEGRYLFINAIMNQLRYPNTHTNYFSCTLLYLFVEANTQAIQEQITRVILERLVVNRPHPWGLLVTFVELIKNPTYKFWTHEFVHCAPEIEKLFDSIAHSCRNLKDLESIREPNIPE
- the LOC126916970 gene encoding CCR4-NOT transcription complex subunit 1 isoform X2, translated to MNLDSLSFTLSQISYLVTNLNKKNFRDSCQEISVLVQWKGLEADRHLLRSLLSCIDFSTGESPELSARDYFQVQLLKQECTNLLSKPSFISNLCFAIDHPFHQQKTLNPSPKFFLRLKKALGLTLVQEVAFAIALLHSENTEIRTLALEHVQKQLPELIKNYINSETSNRHHEEGLHDSLPEVLHLILSQAFHSANQFGLSSEAKEKFLKNLRRDFPRELVPVVLAPLLYPDNGETPQTKIELNMAVNQMDGNSLVELIMELGYGFTNSVEECRSALAGLGAREISPTCAARVLGHMARSCSNLDDAGGLQSFWGNSGATQDANKEKSSDNAAPTTWNVEIFVQALKEIQSTLSWNEVIVKLDHAEFVIKDRQGLNLLITGLRLGLQHQGYPPDMFPVELFYRHWDNIEGQFSLVQQILKCPDIFCFADYPYHSVTVDVLKAAPESDSKEAQTWRSLNVVELLLHMAERGLYGPVQEIFKWPIQHCPDVLVLALLQISAPVTILRQELLSTLMPIFLGNHPNSAVILHHAWHGNTVKIKSIIMHAMAEWYIRGDHDQTRLSRILDVAQDLKALTHLLTAQSYPFVIDLACLASRREYLKLEKWLTDKIREQGEVFVTACVKFLQRRCPQVMGPGIKEDLTVPKASQLPQETLTTMLACLQVCAGSVSQECSEAIMTMVQNCSLMLSKSTMSRPPPPGVLRHRGLEPFNPATLGGQLFSSKQVDPLGNLSSSLASMGLGSSLGPPSSSAFNLSGALGPLVSAPGSPSRLMGPSPSPFPMLPLSSQLHSGPVGTQGPSVLPGNTTIGGLGRLVPPTGIEKARIPETSNLFPDMAQNVSKEIEDEANSYFQRIYNHPPHPTLSIDEVLDMLKKFQESGSKREREVFNCMLRNLFEEYRFFPQYPDKELQITAQLFGGIIERGLINSYMTLGLALRFVLDALRKPEGSKMYYFGITALDRFKIRLKDYQTYCEHVRTIQHFSEFPQHLIEYIEYGLQGQEPPVRPQGSILPKSLAAMLAPVTTPYKTITTTTITTSTTQAKSSTTPTTSLSARPSIANATNIDTLLVATDKEEKITTPPEALQDKTAFIFNNLSQLNLQQKCDEIREIVTEEYWPWMAQYLVMKRASIELNFHALYSNFLDCLKLPEVYKMVTRETFRNIKVLLRSDKGIANFSDRSLLKNLGHWLGMLTLGRNKPILHIDIDLKSLLVEAYHKGQQELLYVVPFVAKVLESCAKSRVFRPPNPWTMAIMNVLAELHQEPDLKLNLKFEIEVLCKNLSIDVGELKPALYLKDPEKLRNLEYQLSHPNKKSESNNNQQQTQGPIEELVGPTTTGTIVPQTAPANTTPSLPTGPPEPRFNYMDISVTGIANISQHITINNNLPLFQTHPHLKQFVRPAVERAIQEWIHPVVDRSIKIALTTSEQIVRKDFALDPEEVRMRTAARHMVRNLTAGMAMITCRDQVLTSISTNLKQAFLTAMIGTTPQQKELAEQAANVVAADNMELACAFVQKTAIEKAIPEMDKRLLNEIELRKIARQEGRRYCDPLLKYQAERMPEQIRLKVGGVTPQQMAVYEEFARNIPGFLPLSERDTQALLMPKPVTEPTVTAFAANPAVAVATAQQVAAYAAAVSNDEVGAMLEKLAAEVEVLLAAMGPVAPPPQHATLHSLLDSIILTRRSRDAGAAMTLLKKAVEGLLDGPTITSGVIDSEIILRYRELHLRILKCLQDPRAYGMQWTNKHITRCLTECREEFRYNFEAVDYLIRSHLISLPQYDLALAQAIDSGNSMATAFAMQLVQLYLIDERQTTHVAESDLFHTIEILARIAHHRAPPEGILLFRLTNLIESLRVNHDTGVLADRAPAGPTAHIHSGILQARDFDDPPGLMEKTEYLLREWISMHHNPTHARDPTKAFGMFVHQMNIHGILKTDDLITRFFKLSTQMCVDSCYRALADTSAAIPVVRAKCFHSLDAFVRLIALLVKHSGDSTNTHTKINLLNKVLGIVAGVLLQDQEMRGTDFQQLPYHRIFIMLFLELCAPEPVLEAINYQVLTAFCHTLHILRPAKASGFCYAWLDIVAHRVFIGRTLAITPQQKCWGMYAQLLIDLFKYLASYLRNTELAKPVLTLYRGTIRVLLVLLHDFPEFLCEYHYGFCDVIPLNCTQMKNIVLSAYPRSMRLPDPFTPNLTVNLLQQATHTPRILTNFASMIQPLSFKKELDSYLKARAPVTFLSELRSNLQVSQDTGFRYNIPLMNALVLYVGTQAISFIRSKGHTPNMSAIAHSAHMDIFQNLAVDLDTEGRYLFINAIMNQLRYPNTHTNYFSCTLLYLFVEANTQAIQEQITRVILERLVVNRPHPWGLLVTFVELIKNPTYKFWTHEFVHCAPEIEKLFDSIAHSCRNLKDLESIREPNIPE